The proteins below are encoded in one region of Oncorhynchus tshawytscha isolate Ot180627B linkage group LG04, Otsh_v2.0, whole genome shotgun sequence:
- the LOC112249447 gene encoding forkhead box protein B2-like: MPRPGKNSYSEQKPPYSYISLTAMAIQNSTEKMLPLSDIYKFIMDRFPYYRENTQRWQNSLRHNLSFNDCFIKIPRRPEQPGKGSFWALHPDCGDMFENGSFLRRRKRFKLLRAEHMACKSSPMMHYFHHQGKLSGGHHEHQGPAAAVGRLPHFQSYGSINSRQSGGFKHPFAIENIIGRDYKGVMTSGLPITSVMQHLGYPVPAQLSSVVNSMWPHVGMLSDSMSAMPLPVSSEYAPFGVSMKDLYHHASGQTLPTMPVPIKPTPSMGPMPGLSGLPPGPSHLCSSSSLLEKNGSDPLEGMGNPIHPVLLLP, translated from the coding sequence ATGCCTCGTCCGGGGAAGAACTCGTACAGCGAGCAGAAGCCGCCTTACTCTTATATCTCTCTGACAGCCATGGCTATTCAGAACTCCACCGAGAAGATGCTCCCACTGAGCGACATCTACAAGTTCATCATGGACCGATTCCCTTACTACCGGGAGAACACACAGCGGTGGCAGAACTCTCTGCGACACAACTTGTCCTTTAACGACTGCTTCATCAAAATCCCCCGGCGGCCCGAACAGCCGGGGAAGGGCAGCTTTTGGGCCCTGCACCCAGATTGTGGAGACATGTTCGAAAACGGCAGCTTTCTACGCAGGAGGAAGCGCTTCAAACTGCTGCGCGCTGAGCACATGGCCTGCAAGAGCTCCCCAATGATGCACTATTTCCACCACCAGGGCAAGCTGAGTGGAGGGCATCATGAGCACCAAGGCCCCGCCGCGGCAGTGGGAAGGCTCCCCCACTTCCAGAGCTACGGCAGCATCAACAGCAGACAGTCCGGCGGCTTCAAGCACCCGTTCGCCATTGAGAACATCATAGGTCGGGACTACAAGGGCGTGATGACAAGCGGGCTGCCCATCACTTCGGTAATGCAGCACCTGGGCTACCCTGTGCCCGCGCAGCTCAGCAGTGTGGTCAACTCAATGTGGCCGCACGTCGGCATGCTGTCAGATTCCATGAGCGCCATGCCCCTACCAGTCTCATCAGAGTACGCTCCCTTTGGCGTGTCCATGAAGGATCTCTACCACCACGCGAGCGGACAGACGCTACCCACCATGCCCGTGCCCATCAAACCGACCCCGTCTATGGGTCCGATGCCCGGTCTTTCGGGCCTTCCGCCCGGCCCATCGCATCTCTGCTCCTCTTCATCCTTGCTGGAGAAGAATGGTTCCGATCCTTTGGAGGGCATGGGCAATCCGATACACCCGGTTCTCCTGCTGCCTTAA